The Streptococcus parasanguinis genomic sequence GTAGCAGATCCTGAAGTGGTCGAAAAAGCTCTTTCGGAAGCTCCAACTGATTTGGACCACTATACACCGGAATCTCTAGTAGCCTTTACAGCAGCTAAAAAAGCTTTAGAAGGGGCAGGAGCAAACACCACTCGAGCAGAGGCCAAAACCTTGATCGACCATCTCAAAGCAGCTCAAGATGCTTTGGTGTATACGGAAAGCTACGCGAAAGAAGTTGCAGCAAAAGAAGTGGCAGAAAAACTTGCTATGAAGAAGGTCATCTCGATCGATGCAGGTCGCAAATACTTCTCGCTGGATCAGTTGAAACGGATCGTAGATAAGGCCAGTGAGCTTGGCTATTCTGACTTGCACCTCCTTGTTGGAAACGATGGCATGCGCTTCGTGCTCGATGACATGACGGTGGAAGCCAATGGCAAAACCTATGCCAGTGATGATGTAAAAAAAGCCATTTTAGAAGGCACCAAGGCCTATTACGATGATCCAAATGGTCAAGCCTTGACTCAAGCAGAAATGGATGAACTCCATGCTTATGCTACTGCTAAAGGAATCGGCTTGATTGCGGCAGTCAATAGTCCTGGCCACATGGATGCTTTGTTGGTGGCCATGGAAAAATTGGGCATTGAAAATCCACAAGCCAGCTTTGATACGGTTTCAAAAACAACCATGGATTTGACCAATGAAGCAGCAGTCAACTTTACCAAAGCCTTGATTGGAAAGTACATGGACTACTTCAAAGACAAGTCTAAGATCTTTAACTACGGAACGGATGAATATGCCAATGACGCTACCAGTGCGCAAGGTTGGTACTACCTCAAGTGGTATGACCTCTATGGTAAGTTTGCGGAGTATTCCAATAGTCTTGCAGCCATGGCGCGTGAAAAAGGCTTGCAGCCAATGGCCTTTAACGATGGCTTCTATTATGGAGATGAAGATGATGTTGCCTTTGACAAGGACGTCTTGATTTCATACTGGTCTAAAGGATGGTGGGGCTATAACCTTGCGTCACCACAGTATTTGGCAGATAAGGGTTATAAATTCCTTAATACCAACGGAGACTGGTACTATGTTTTGGGGAGAACACCTGAAACGGGTGGTGGTTATATTGAAAAAGCGATTGCCAATGCAGCTGCTACTCCATTTAGACAACTCCCAAGTACAACATATCCAGAAACATCTTTGCCAATGGTCGGTAGCATGGTAGCTGTTTGGTGTGATACCCCAAGTGAAGAATACATAGAAAAAAATGTCTTTGATCTCATGGAAGCTTTTGCCAACCACAACAAGGACTATTTCAAGGCAGACTTCACTGCTCTTAGAAAAGCAGTTGCTACGGTGCCAACAGATCTAGATATTTACACACCAGAATCTCGCGCAGCACTTGCGAAAGTCTTAGATAGCTTGAATTGGAATGTGAGCCGTGCTCATCAAGATCAGGTGGATCAAGAAGTGGCCACTCTGACCCAAGCCCTTGCAGGGCTCAAGCCAATTACGCAAGTGGGTAGCTTGGCTGAAAATGACGTCAAAGCCCTAGTGGAATATAAACCAAGTCTTGAAATCGTAGAAAAAGAACTTGATTTTGACCTTGTGGAACGCACCAATCCAGATCTCGCTAAAGGAGAACGCAGAGTAATCCAGGCTGGAGTTAAAGGGCAAGGTCTTGAGTATGTAGAGGTTTCGACGCTTGATCAAAGTCGAAAAGTGATCGCTACAGAAGTTGCAACAGAGCCGGTTGCAGAAATTGTTGAAGTCGGTACCAGAGAAGTCGTGATCCTAACAAGCCCTTCAGTAGAAGCACCAGTGAAGTCAGACGTGCTTGTAAATAAAGTGGTTCCAGATCAGTCAACACCTCATGTGATCGCGAAGGATCAACCAGAAGTATCAGGAAATACCCCAACGCCAATTCCAGCAGCTGTGGAAGAAGCGGTCCATCCAGAAACAGTATCTTCTAACAAGCAACTTCCAGAAACAGGAGTGGAATCTGATCTGGGTCTCGCTTTACTAGGAGCGATCTTAGGAGCAGCAGGAATGGACTTGAAAAATAAAAAAAGAGACTGAGACCTAGTTGATTTGTAACAGGTCGAAGTTGGGAGAGTGGGACAGAAATCGGTAATTCGTTAGAATTCGATTTCGTCGTCCCACCTCCGCACAGTTGAGTAGGGCTGTAAAAGCTGATGAAATCAGCGTAGTAGAGCCCACTCAACCACTGCGTCTTGCTCGACAATCCAAAAATAATTGAGAGGCTAGGACTTTTGTCCCAGCCTCTTTTTGTACTTGCAAAACTGTACCCGGACAGTTTGAATTTTTCACTCTTGTAACCCCTTCTATATCCTGCTAAAATAAAACCATGACACGATACAAAGCAACCATTTCATATGACGGGACCTTGTTTGCAGGGTTTCAACGCCAACCGCATGCCCGTAGTGTGCAAGAGGAAATCGAGAAGACCTTGACGCGCCTCAATCAAGGAACCCCTGTTACCGTTCATGGAGCGGGGCGAACGGATTCCGGTGTCCATGCTCTTGGCCAGGTGATTCATTTTGATCTCCCTCAAGCGCGGGACGAGGAGAAGCTTCGCTTTGCCCTCGATACCCAAACCCCAGAGGATATTGATTTCATCCGAGTGGAGCAAGTAGAAGATGACTTTCACTCACGCTACAAGAAGCACAGCAAGACCTATGAATTTATCGTGGATTATGGTCGTCCCAAGAACCCCATGATGCGCCACTATGCCACCCACTATCCTTATCCTTTGGATGTGGAAAAGATGCAAGCAGCCATCCAAAAGTTAGAGGGAACCCATGATTTCACTGGTTTTACAGCTTCAGGAACCAGTGTGGAAGACAAGGTTCGTACGATTACAGAGGCTCGCTTGGTCGAGGATGCAGAACATCATCGCCTTGTCTTTACCTTTTCGGGCAATGGCTTTCTCTACAAGCAAATCCGCAATATGGTGGGAACTTTGTTGAAGATTGGAAATGATCGGATGCCGATCGAGCAGATCGATCTAATTTTAGAAAAGAAGGACCGCAATCTAGCAGGTCCTACAGCAGCGCCAAATGGCTTATATTTAAAGGAGATCCGTTATGAGTAATGAATTGATTCTAGCTATTTCAGGAAATGATATTTTTAGTGGGGGAGGTCTTCACGCAGACCTTGCAACCTATACGACTAACAAACAGCATGGTTTTGTAGCGGTGACTTGTTTGACCGCCATGACGGAGCACGGTTTTGAAGTGATTCCGGTGGATCCGACGACCTTTGCGCAACAGCTCAACTCCCTCAAAGATGTTCCTTTCTCTGCTATTAAACTCGGTCTTTTACCAAATGTCCAAGTGGCAGACTTGGCCTTGGACTATGTCAAAGCCCATGCGGAGATCCCTGTGGTACTAGATCCTGTCTTGGTCTGCAAGGAAAGCCATGATGTAGAAGTTTCAGCTCTTCGAGACGAATTGATCAAATTCTTCCCTTATGTGACCATCATCACGCCAAACTTGCCAGAAGCTGAGATCTTGACCCAAAGCAAGATTCAATCGCTCGACGATATGAAGGCGGCAGCGCGTAAGCTCCACGAATTAGGAGCAGCGAATGTCGTGGTCAAAGGGGGCAATCGTCTCAATAAAGAAAAGGCCATCGATGTCTTTTATGATGGGACGGACTTCACCGTCATTGAAGAGCCAGTCTTAGAAAAGAACAATACAGGAGCTGGTTGTACCTTTGCATCTAGCATTTCCAGCCAGTTGGTGCAAGGGAAATCTCCACTTGAAGCTGTTAAAGCCTCTAAAGACTTTGTTTTCCAAGCGATTCAACATTCAGACCAGTATGGAGTAGTACAATATGACATCTAATCGAACTCAACTCATTGCCCGCATTTCCATTTTGACAGCCTTGACAGTTGTACTTGGCTACTATACAAAACTTCCAACTCCGACAGGGATCGTCACCCTGCTAGATCTTGGAGTGTATTTCACAGCCTTCTATTTTGGACGCAAGGAAGGTGCTATTGTCGGTGGTGTCGGAGCCTTCTTATTGGATCTGATTTCAGGATATCCTCAGTGGATGTTCTTTAGTCTCCTCTTTCACGGGGGACAAGGCTATTTCGCTGGCTTCAAGGGCAAAGCTCGTTACCTAG encodes the following:
- a CDS encoding family 20 glycosylhydrolase, coding for MKSDQPRYAIRKYAVGAASVLIGFFAGANVVAADTPTATDSPSTTVPTQPNEGESTISLNEEASQPTVEKPTAPAPIVDQSQPTLPDRELRVSDLDRLIREEASSVAESDVAAQPATETPAKDPDQEEKLAKKKIVSIDAGRKYFSPEQIKEIIDEASKTGYTDLHLLVGNDGLRFVLDDMSLKVGDTSYSSQAVTDAVEKGTKAYYDDPNGTALTQAQMDDILAYAKSKKVGVIPTINSPGHMDAILTAMEQLGIENPHFNYFGTKKSARTVDLDNQKALDFTKALVDKYAAYFSGKADIFNIGLDEYANDATDAHGWQVLQASKHWPGEGYPEKGYEKFIQYANDLAAIVKKHKMKPMAFNDGIYYNGDTSYGTFDKDIIVSYWTGGWNGYDVASSKLLSELGHQILNTNDAWYYVLGRDKAGSGWYNLDQGLEGISKSAIDVVQKNDGAKVPFIGGMVAAWADTPSATYKKDLLFKLMHAFADKNADYFVADPEVVEKALSEAPTDLDHYTPESLVAFTAAKKALEGAGANTTRAEAKTLIDHLKAAQDALVYTESYAKEVAAKEVAEKLAMKKVISIDAGRKYFSLDQLKRIVDKASELGYSDLHLLVGNDGMRFVLDDMTVEANGKTYASDDVKKAILEGTKAYYDDPNGQALTQAEMDELHAYATAKGIGLIAAVNSPGHMDALLVAMEKLGIENPQASFDTVSKTTMDLTNEAAVNFTKALIGKYMDYFKDKSKIFNYGTDEYANDATSAQGWYYLKWYDLYGKFAEYSNSLAAMAREKGLQPMAFNDGFYYGDEDDVAFDKDVLISYWSKGWWGYNLASPQYLADKGYKFLNTNGDWYYVLGRTPETGGGYIEKAIANAAATPFRQLPSTTYPETSLPMVGSMVAVWCDTPSEEYIEKNVFDLMEAFANHNKDYFKADFTALRKAVATVPTDLDIYTPESRAALAKVLDSLNWNVSRAHQDQVDQEVATLTQALAGLKPITQVGSLAENDVKALVEYKPSLEIVEKELDFDLVERTNPDLAKGERRVIQAGVKGQGLEYVEVSTLDQSRKVIATEVATEPVAEIVEVGTREVVILTSPSVEAPVKSDVLVNKVVPDQSTPHVIAKDQPEVSGNTPTPIPAAVEEAVHPETVSSNKQLPETGVESDLGLALLGAILGAAGMDLKNKKRD
- the truA gene encoding tRNA pseudouridine(38-40) synthase TruA, giving the protein MTRYKATISYDGTLFAGFQRQPHARSVQEEIEKTLTRLNQGTPVTVHGAGRTDSGVHALGQVIHFDLPQARDEEKLRFALDTQTPEDIDFIRVEQVEDDFHSRYKKHSKTYEFIVDYGRPKNPMMRHYATHYPYPLDVEKMQAAIQKLEGTHDFTGFTASGTSVEDKVRTITEARLVEDAEHHRLVFTFSGNGFLYKQIRNMVGTLLKIGNDRMPIEQIDLILEKKDRNLAGPTAAPNGLYLKEIRYE
- a CDS encoding bifunctional hydroxymethylpyrimidine kinase/phosphomethylpyrimidine kinase; protein product: MSNELILAISGNDIFSGGGLHADLATYTTNKQHGFVAVTCLTAMTEHGFEVIPVDPTTFAQQLNSLKDVPFSAIKLGLLPNVQVADLALDYVKAHAEIPVVLDPVLVCKESHDVEVSALRDELIKFFPYVTIITPNLPEAEILTQSKIQSLDDMKAAARKLHELGAANVVVKGGNRLNKEKAIDVFYDGTDFTVIEEPVLEKNNTGAGCTFASSISSQLVQGKSPLEAVKASKDFVFQAIQHSDQYGVVQYDI
- a CDS encoding ECF transporter S component — protein: MTSNRTQLIARISILTALTVVLGYYTKLPTPTGIVTLLDLGVYFTAFYFGRKEGAIVGGVGAFLLDLISGYPQWMFFSLLFHGGQGYFAGFKGKARYLGLLLATVVMVGGYALASALFLGNGWGAAISDIPNNLAQNFVGMALGYVVYYAFQKKGS